From one Rhodamnia argentea isolate NSW1041297 chromosome 1, ASM2092103v1, whole genome shotgun sequence genomic stretch:
- the LOC115750232 gene encoding potassium transporter 5-like, which translates to MSGDAVEESRGDETRRSETASPSPPPLLINGKQLSRHKLSRYDSLDVESAKCAGHHPHGSKQAVEWRVILTLAFQSIGIVYGDIGTSPLYVYRSTFAGGIKHNDDVLGVLSLILYTITLIPLLKYVFIVLRATDNGDGGTFALYSLICRYARVGLIPSQQPEDQDVSNFQLELPSNRLLRASRLKSKLEKSQFAKFFLLFATMLGTSMVIGDGVLTPCISVLSAVGGIKQATSAVTEDMIVWISVAILVCLFSVQRFGTDKVGYSFAPIICVWFAFIGTIGLYNFVKYDPGVIKAINPIYIVDYFRRNKKEGWISLGGIVLAITGTEALFADVGHFTVRSIQISMCTVTYPSLILAYAGQASFLRKHNSLVSDAFFQSVPGPLYWPMFVIAVMAAIIASQAMISGTFSIIQQSLSLGCFPRVKIVHTSSKYEGQVYIPEINYLLMLACVAITLGFRTTEKIGNAYGIAVVFVMTLTSAFLVLIMIMIWKWNIFVVITYILVVGTVELLYLSSVLYKFYRGGYLPLAFAALLMTIMYVWNDVYRRKYYYELDHKMSPEKLREIATDPAGLCRMPGLAVFYSELVQGIPPIFKHYVENVPAVHSVLVFVSIKSLPISKVSSEERFLFCRVEPKELNVFRCIVRYGYTDSRNEHDEPFEWLLFQRLKEFVVEENWTMTHQVRLPMGNDDDEQLVDGLESEESCKNVVKQEVDDEADDNCNHKAQEALEREISVLDRAWRAGVVHLIGENEVVAGKGASLGKRVLIDHAYNFLKKNLRQSDKIFDIPHKRMLKVGMTYEL; encoded by the exons ATGTCAGGGGACGCGGTGGAAGAATCCCGGGGGGACGAAACCCGACGATCCGAGACGGCTTCTCCTTCGCCACCCCCGCTGCTCATCAACGGGAAGCAGCTCTCGCGCCACAAGTTGAGCAGATACGACTCGCTAGACGTCGAGTCCGCCAAGTGCGCGGGTCATCATCCTCATGGCTCCAAGCAA GCGGTGGAGTGGCGGGTGATCCTGACCCTGGCGTTCCAGAGCATCGGGATCGTGTACGGGGACATCGGCACGTCCCCGCTCTACGTGTACCGGAGCACCTTCGCCGGGGGGATCAAGCACAACGACGACGTCCTGGGCGTCCTCTCCCTCATCCTCTACACCATAACCTTGATCCCTCTCCTCAAGTACGTCTTCATCGTCCTGCGCGCCACCGACAACGGGGACG GAGGGACATTCGCGTTGTACTCGTTGATATGCCGATATGCAAGAGTAGGGTTGATCCCGAGCCAACAACCGGAAGATCAAGATGTATCTAATTTCCAGCTAGAGCTGCCGAGCAATCGCCTGCTTAGGGCATCGAGGCTCAAGTCTAAGCTCGAGAAGAGCCAGTTCGCCAAGTTCTTCTTGCTCTTTGCCACCATGCTTGGCACTTCCATGGTCATTGGTGATGGTGTGCTCACTCCTTGCATCTCCG TTCTGTCAGCCGTTGGAGGGATCAAGCAAGCTACTTCTGCAGTGACAGAAG ATATGATAGTATGGATTTCGGTGGCAATACTGGTGTGCCTGTTCTCGGTCCAAAGGTTCGGAACCGACAAGGTAGGATACAGCTTTGCTCCGATCATATGTGTTTGGTTTGCATTTATCGGCACAATCGGTCTCTATAATTTCGTCAAATACGATCCGGGAGTCATCAAAGCCATCAATCCGATTTACATTGTGGATTACTTTCGGAGGAACAAAAAGGAAGGATGGATCTCTCTCGGTGGCATTGTCCTTGCCATAACAG gaaCGGAGGCTTTATTTGCCGATGTTGGGCACTTCACGGTCCGCTCGATACAGATAAGCATGTGTACCGTGACATACCCTTCACTCATATTGGCTTACGCTGGACAGGCCTCATTTCTCCGCAAGCATAATAGTCTTGTCAGCGACGCATTCTTCCAATCTGTACCTG GGCCTTTATATTGGCCAATGTTCGTGATCGCAGTAATGGCTGCGATCATCGCGAGCCAAGCTATGATCTCGGGGACGTTTTCGATCATCCAACAATCGCTCTCGCTCGGGTGTTTTCCTCGCGTGAAAATTGTGCATACGTCATCGAAATATGAAGGACAAGTTTACATACCAGAGATTAATTATCTCCTTATGTTGGCATGTGTTGCGATCACTCTTGGCTTCAGGACTACTGAGAAAATAGGCAATGCCTATG GCATAGCGGTGGTCTTTGTGATGACCCTCACATCTGCATTTCTGGTGCTCATCATGATCATGATATGGAAATGGAACATCTTCGTCGTCATCACTTACATTCTAGTTGTGGGCACTGTGGAGCTTCTCTACTTGAGCTCAGTCCTCTACAAATTCTACCGAGGAGGATACCTTCCATTGGCCTTTGCCGCCCTCCTTATGACCATAATGTACGTGTGGAACGACGTGTACCGGCGCAAGTACTACTATGAGCTCGACCACAAGATGTCGCCAGAGAAGCTCAGGGAGATCGCCACTGACCCTGCCGGCCTCTGCCGCATGCCGGGGCTGGCGGTCTTCTACTCGGAGCTCGTCCAAGGGATCCCGCCGATTTTCAAGCACTATGTGGAGAACGTGCCCGCGGTCCACTCGGTCCTCGTCTTCGTCTCGATAAAGTCGCTCCCGATAAGCAAAGTCTCGTCAGAAGAGCGGTTCCTGTTCTGCCGAGTCGAGCCGAAGGAGCTCAATGTGTTCCGGTGCATCGTGAGGTACGGGTACACCGACTCACGGAACGAGCACGACGAGCCGTTCGAGTGGCTCCTATTTCAAAGGCTCAAGGAGTTTGTGGTGGAAGAGAATTGGACTATGACCCATCAAGTGAGGTTACCCATGGGCAATGATGATGACGAGCAATTGGTTGACGGGTTAGAGAGTGAAGAGAGTTGTAAGAATGTGGTCAAACAAGAGGTCGATGATGAAGCTGATGATAATTGTAATCATAAGGCACAAGAGGcattggagagagagattagtgTGCTGGATAGGGCGTGGCGTGCGGGTGTGGTTCACCTAATTGGTGAGAATGAGGTGGTGGCAGGGAAAGGGGCTAGCTTGGGGAAAAGGGTCTTGATCGACCATGCTTACAACTTCTTGAAGAAGAACTTGAGGCAGAGTGACAAGATCTTCGACATTCCCCACAAGCGAATGTTGAAGGTTGGGATGACTTATGaactttag